One genomic segment of Agromyces intestinalis includes these proteins:
- a CDS encoding DUF885 domain-containing protein — translation MTASEPRTPTAVDRVAETWVDTLVDLDPTVGTYIGRTDADDRLGDYSPAGHETLVAATKAALAALESAEPADEVDEVTRADLGAELRLVIERHEAGQHLRDLNVIASPAQEIRDVFDLMPTASTDDWERIRARLDAVPGAIAGYVETLRLGVDSGATPARRQVREVVAQVRRHAAPDGFFAHFAASAVPSEGELPASLARELGDAAGRAAVAYEQLAGFLADELEPAARETDGVGRDLYALESRRFLGAAIDLDETYEWGLDELARMVDEQDRTAREVLPGASVAEAVAHLEADPARKLRGTDALQRWMQQTSDRAVAELGAIQFDIPAEIRTLECMIAPTHEGGIYYTGPSDDFSRPGRMWWSVPEGVTEFDTWRELTTVYHEGVPGHHLQIGQAVVNRGKLNTWRRQLAGTSGHAEGWALYAERLMEELGYLADPADRLGMLDGQRMRAARVVLDIGVHLGKPRPDGEGAWTAEYALDFMRSNVQMDDAFVRFEVNRYLGWPGQAPSYKVGQRIWEQLRDDAKARAGAAFDIRDFHRRALDLGGVGLDTLRRALLS, via the coding sequence ATGACTGCTTCCGAGCCGCGCACCCCCACCGCTGTCGATCGCGTCGCCGAGACGTGGGTCGACACCCTCGTCGACCTCGACCCGACCGTCGGCACCTACATCGGCCGCACCGACGCCGACGACCGACTCGGCGACTATTCGCCGGCCGGTCATGAGACGCTCGTGGCCGCCACGAAGGCTGCCCTCGCTGCGCTCGAGTCGGCCGAACCGGCCGACGAGGTCGACGAGGTCACGCGTGCCGACCTGGGCGCCGAGCTCCGGCTCGTGATCGAGCGACACGAGGCGGGCCAGCACCTGCGCGACCTCAACGTCATCGCGAGTCCCGCGCAAGAGATCCGCGACGTGTTCGACCTCATGCCCACGGCGTCGACCGACGACTGGGAGCGCATCCGCGCTCGGCTCGACGCGGTGCCGGGCGCCATCGCCGGCTACGTGGAGACGTTGCGACTCGGGGTCGACTCCGGCGCGACACCCGCCCGGCGCCAGGTGCGCGAGGTCGTCGCGCAGGTGCGGCGGCACGCCGCTCCCGACGGCTTCTTCGCGCACTTCGCCGCGAGTGCGGTGCCGTCCGAGGGTGAGTTGCCGGCCAGCCTCGCGCGCGAGCTCGGCGATGCGGCCGGGCGTGCCGCGGTGGCGTACGAGCAGCTCGCGGGTTTCCTCGCCGACGAGCTCGAGCCCGCCGCCCGCGAGACCGACGGGGTCGGTCGCGACCTCTACGCACTCGAGTCGCGCCGCTTCCTCGGCGCCGCGATCGACCTCGACGAGACGTACGAATGGGGGCTCGACGAGCTCGCCCGCATGGTCGACGAGCAGGACCGCACCGCGCGCGAGGTGCTGCCCGGGGCATCCGTGGCCGAAGCGGTCGCGCATCTCGAAGCCGACCCGGCCCGCAAGCTCCGCGGCACCGACGCCCTCCAGCGCTGGATGCAGCAGACGAGCGATCGCGCCGTCGCCGAGCTGGGGGCGATCCAGTTCGACATCCCCGCCGAGATCCGCACGCTCGAGTGCATGATCGCTCCGACCCACGAGGGCGGCATCTATTACACCGGCCCGAGCGACGACTTCAGCCGGCCGGGGCGCATGTGGTGGTCGGTGCCCGAGGGCGTGACCGAGTTCGACACCTGGCGCGAACTCACGACGGTCTACCACGAGGGCGTGCCCGGGCATCACCTGCAGATCGGGCAGGCGGTGGTCAACCGCGGCAAGCTCAACACCTGGCGCCGGCAGCTGGCCGGCACGTCGGGCCACGCCGAGGGGTGGGCGCTGTACGCCGAGCGCCTGATGGAAGAGCTCGGCTACCTCGCCGATCCGGCCGACCGGCTCGGCATGCTCGACGGCCAGCGCATGCGCGCCGCGCGCGTGGTGCTCGACATCGGCGTGCACCTCGGCAAGCCCCGCCCCGACGGCGAAGGCGCGTGGACGGCCGAGTACGCGCTCGACTTCATGCGCAGCAACGTGCAGATGGACGACGCGTTCGTGCGATTCGAGGTCAACCGCTACCTCGGGTGGCCCGGGCAGGCGCCCTCGTACAAGGTCGGCCAGCGCATCTGGGAGCAGCTGCGCGATGACGCGAAGGCACGCGCGGGTGCTGCGTTCGACATCCGCGACTTCCACCGTCGGGCGCTCGACCTCGGCGGCGTGGGGCTCGACACGTTGCGCCGGGCACTGCTCTCCTGA
- the polA gene encoding DNA polymerase I produces the protein MTDPVKPTLLVVDGHSLAFRAFYALPVDSFSTRDGQHTNAIHGFLSMLLLLLQNERPTHLAVAFDKSRQSFRTREYAEYKGNRSETPPEFKGQVPLLQEALHAMGVRTLEKDDFEADDILATLATRGTAEGYRVLLVSGDRDTIQLVDDDVTLLYPNTQGVSQLKRYDTAAVIERYGIRPEQYPDVAALVGETSDNLPGIPKVGEKTAVKWLGLYGDLDGILAHADEIKGVVGQNLRDGRENAVRNRKLNRLVRDVDLDVELAEFEAKPIDLDAVRPIFERLEFRTLMDRLTKLALGDAGQAASGGAAPSAPVEREPAPAAPTPQPLRDDELAAWLETATAAEPAGLGLSIDVIAGEVAGVGIATATETVRLEWQSAADSPALAAWLASDAPKIMTDAKLQLEALARSGLAFDGLVVDTLLAGWLMRPNLQEKSLADLVDRYLGETLPQSDPALLVPEEGSDAGAPEYAWYSLRVAPEVLRVLPERTRQLLADVEMPLVPVLAAMELRGVAVDHDRLAALSAELGDRAAGLAVLAYAEIGREVNLGSPKQLQEVLFDQLGMPKTRATKTGYTTDASALADLQESNPHPFLGYLLEHRDATKLRQIVDSLDKAIAADGRIHTTYGQIGAATGRMSSNDPNLQNIPVRAEDGRRIREAFRNGEGYVELMTADYSQIEMRIMAHLSGDPGLIEAFNAGEDLHRFVGARVFSVDPADVTPLMRTKVKAMSYGLAYGLSAFGLSKQLRIDRAEATQLMKEYFARFGAVRDYLRGVVEQARIDGYTETIFGRRRPFPDLNSPNRVLRENAERQALNSPIQGSAADIIKLAMIGVERSIAEAGLRSRMLLQVHDELVFEVADGEADALETIVRDRMSSAADLLVPLDVQVGRGASWDDAAH, from the coding sequence GTGACGGACCCAGTCAAGCCCACCCTCCTCGTCGTCGACGGCCACTCGCTCGCATTCCGGGCCTTCTACGCCCTCCCCGTCGACAGCTTCTCCACCCGCGACGGGCAGCACACGAACGCCATCCACGGCTTCCTGTCGATGCTGCTCCTGCTGCTGCAGAACGAGCGGCCGACCCATCTCGCGGTGGCGTTCGACAAGTCGCGTCAGTCGTTCCGCACGCGCGAGTACGCCGAGTACAAGGGCAACCGCTCCGAGACGCCGCCCGAGTTCAAGGGCCAGGTGCCGCTCCTGCAGGAGGCGCTGCACGCGATGGGCGTGCGCACCCTCGAGAAGGACGACTTCGAGGCCGACGACATCCTGGCCACGCTCGCCACCCGCGGCACCGCCGAGGGCTACCGCGTGCTGCTCGTCTCGGGCGATCGCGACACGATCCAGCTCGTCGACGACGACGTCACGCTGCTGTATCCGAACACGCAGGGCGTCTCGCAGCTGAAGCGCTACGACACCGCGGCGGTCATCGAGCGATACGGCATCCGTCCCGAGCAGTACCCCGACGTCGCCGCGCTCGTCGGCGAGACCAGCGACAACCTGCCGGGCATCCCCAAGGTCGGCGAGAAGACCGCGGTGAAGTGGCTCGGGCTCTACGGCGACCTCGACGGCATTCTCGCCCACGCCGACGAGATCAAGGGCGTCGTGGGGCAGAACCTGCGCGACGGTCGCGAGAACGCGGTGCGCAATCGCAAGCTGAACCGGCTCGTCCGCGATGTCGACCTCGACGTCGAGCTCGCCGAGTTCGAGGCGAAGCCGATCGACCTCGATGCGGTCCGCCCGATCTTCGAGCGGCTGGAGTTCCGCACCCTGATGGACCGCCTGACCAAGCTCGCCCTCGGCGACGCCGGCCAGGCCGCCTCCGGTGGCGCGGCGCCGTCGGCGCCGGTCGAGCGCGAGCCCGCACCCGCCGCGCCGACGCCGCAGCCGCTGCGCGACGACGAGCTCGCGGCCTGGCTCGAGACGGCAACGGCCGCCGAGCCCGCGGGCCTCGGGCTCAGCATCGACGTGATCGCCGGCGAGGTGGCCGGCGTCGGCATCGCGACCGCGACCGAGACGGTGCGTCTCGAGTGGCAGTCGGCCGCCGATTCGCCGGCGCTCGCGGCCTGGCTCGCGTCGGACGCGCCGAAGATCATGACCGACGCGAAGCTGCAGCTCGAGGCGCTCGCGCGCTCGGGGCTCGCGTTCGACGGACTGGTCGTCGACACGCTGCTCGCGGGCTGGCTGATGCGGCCGAACCTGCAAGAGAAGTCGCTCGCCGACCTGGTCGACCGGTATCTCGGCGAGACCCTGCCGCAGTCCGATCCCGCGCTCCTCGTGCCCGAGGAGGGCAGCGACGCCGGCGCGCCCGAGTATGCGTGGTACTCGCTGCGTGTCGCACCCGAGGTACTGCGTGTGCTTCCCGAGCGCACCCGGCAGCTGCTCGCCGACGTCGAGATGCCGCTCGTACCGGTGCTCGCCGCGATGGAGCTGCGCGGCGTCGCCGTCGACCACGATCGACTCGCCGCGCTCTCGGCCGAACTCGGCGACCGGGCCGCCGGCCTCGCGGTGCTCGCCTACGCCGAAATCGGGCGGGAGGTGAACCTCGGCTCGCCCAAGCAGTTGCAAGAGGTGCTCTTCGACCAGCTCGGCATGCCGAAGACCCGGGCGACCAAGACCGGCTACACGACCGATGCGAGCGCGCTGGCCGACCTGCAGGAATCGAACCCGCACCCGTTCCTCGGGTACCTGCTCGAGCATCGGGATGCCACGAAGCTGCGCCAGATCGTCGACTCGCTCGACAAGGCGATCGCCGCGGACGGGCGCATCCACACCACCTACGGGCAGATCGGCGCGGCGACCGGCCGGATGAGCTCGAACGACCCCAACCTGCAGAACATCCCGGTCCGCGCCGAGGACGGGCGTCGCATCCGCGAGGCGTTCCGCAACGGCGAGGGGTACGTCGAGCTGATGACGGCCGACTACTCCCAGATCGAGATGCGCATCATGGCGCACCTGTCGGGCGACCCCGGGCTCATCGAGGCGTTCAATGCGGGCGAAGACCTGCACCGGTTCGTGGGCGCGCGGGTGTTCTCGGTCGACCCGGCCGACGTCACCCCGCTCATGCGCACCAAGGTCAAGGCGATGTCGTACGGGCTCGCCTACGGGCTCAGCGCATTCGGGCTCTCGAAGCAGCTGCGCATCGACCGAGCCGAGGCGACGCAGCTCATGAAAGAGTACTTCGCCAGGTTCGGCGCGGTGCGCGACTACCTCCGCGGCGTCGTCGAACAGGCCCGCATCGACGGCTACACCGAGACGATCTTCGGCCGTCGCCGCCCGTTCCCCGATCTGAACAGCCCCAACCGCGTGTTGCGCGAGAACGCCGAGCGCCAGGCGTTGAACTCGCCGATCCAGGGCTCGGCCGCCGACATCATCAAGCTGGCGATGATCGGCGTCGAGCGCTCGATCGCCGAGGCCGGGCTGCGGTCGCGCATGCTGTTGCAGGTGCACGACGAGCTCGTGTTCGAGGTGGCCGACGGCGAGGCCGACGCACTCGAGACGATCGTGCGCGACCGAATGAGCTCGGCGGCCGACCTGCTCGTGCCGCTCGACGTGCAGGTCGGGCGCGGCGCGAGCTGGGACGACGCGGCGCACTGA
- the rpsA gene encoding 30S ribosomal protein S1, protein MTTVTTKAPKQVAINDIGSADDFLAAVEKTLKFFNDGDLIEGTVVKIDRDEVLLDVGYKTEGVIPSRELSIKHDVDPSEVVEVGDTVEALVLQKEDKEGRLILSKKRAQYERAWGDVEKIKENDGVVTGSVIEVVKGGLIVDIGLRGFLPASLIELRRVRDLTPYLGQELEAKILELDKNRNNVVLSRRALLEQTQSESRSTFLANLHPGQVRKGVISSIVNFGAFVDLGGVDGLVHVSELSWKHIEHASEVVEVGQEVTVEVLSVELDRERVSLSLKATQEDPWQVFARTHAIGQVTPGKVTKLVPFGAFVRVADGIEGLVHISELSGRHVELAEQVVSVGEEVFVKVIDIDLERRRISLSLKQANEGVDPEGTEFDPALYGMLTEYDEQGNYKFPEGFDPETNEWREGFDAEREKWEQEYAAAQARWEAHKKQVAASQAAQVADDSFSSGTSSYSSDSAASGTLADDASLAALREKLSSNN, encoded by the coding sequence ATGACCACCGTAACGACCAAGGCACCCAAGCAGGTCGCGATCAACGACATCGGATCTGCTGACGATTTCCTCGCCGCGGTCGAGAAGACGCTCAAGTTCTTCAACGACGGCGACCTCATCGAGGGCACCGTCGTGAAGATCGACCGCGACGAGGTTCTCCTCGACGTCGGCTACAAGACCGAGGGTGTCATTCCCTCGCGTGAGCTTTCCATCAAGCACGACGTCGACCCCTCCGAGGTCGTCGAGGTCGGCGACACCGTCGAGGCCCTGGTTCTCCAGAAGGAGGACAAGGAGGGTCGGCTCATCCTGTCGAAGAAGCGCGCCCAGTACGAGCGCGCCTGGGGCGACGTGGAGAAGATCAAGGAGAACGACGGCGTCGTGACCGGTTCGGTCATCGAGGTCGTCAAGGGCGGCCTCATCGTCGACATCGGTCTTCGCGGCTTCCTCCCGGCCTCGCTCATCGAGCTGCGCCGCGTTCGCGACCTCACCCCCTACCTCGGCCAGGAGCTCGAGGCGAAGATCCTCGAGCTCGACAAGAACCGCAACAACGTGGTGCTCTCGCGTCGTGCGCTCCTCGAGCAGACCCAGTCGGAGTCGCGTTCGACGTTCCTCGCGAACCTCCACCCGGGCCAGGTGCGCAAGGGTGTCATCTCCTCGATCGTCAACTTCGGTGCGTTCGTCGACCTGGGCGGCGTGGACGGCCTCGTGCACGTCTCCGAGCTCTCGTGGAAGCACATCGAGCACGCCAGCGAGGTCGTCGAGGTCGGCCAGGAGGTCACCGTCGAGGTGCTCTCGGTCGAGCTCGACCGCGAGCGCGTCTCGCTCTCGCTCAAGGCGACGCAGGAAGACCCCTGGCAGGTCTTCGCGCGCACGCACGCGATCGGCCAGGTCACCCCGGGCAAGGTCACGAAGCTGGTTCCGTTCGGTGCGTTCGTTCGCGTCGCCGACGGCATCGAGGGCCTCGTGCACATCTCGGAGCTGTCGGGTCGTCACGTCGAGCTCGCCGAGCAGGTCGTGTCGGTCGGCGAAGAGGTCTTCGTCAAGGTCATCGACATCGACCTCGAGCGTCGCCGCATCTCGCTCTCGCTGAAGCAGGCGAACGAGGGCGTCGACCCCGAGGGCACCGAGTTCGACCCGGCGCTCTACGGCATGCTCACCGAGTACGACGAGCAGGGCAACTACAAGTTCCCCGAGGGCTTCGACCCCGAGACGAACGAGTGGCGCGAGGGCTTCGACGCCGAGCGCGAGAAGTGGGAGCAGGAGTACGCTGCAGCCCAGGCTCGCTGGGAGGCGCACAAGAAGCAGGTCGCCGCGTCGCAGGCCGCTCAGGTCGCCGACGACTCGTTCTCGTCGGGTACCTCGAGCTACTCGAGCGACTCGGCTGCGAGCGGCACCCTCGCCGACGACGCGTCGCTCGCGGCGCTGCGCGAGAAGCTCTCGAGCAACAACTGA
- a CDS encoding ANTAR domain-containing response regulator, protein MPRPEYRRLSAVTDSESTQPAAPRRVVVAEDESLIRLDIVEILRDNGYEVVGEAGDGETAVQLATELRPDLVIMDVKMPQLDGISAAERLSKGHIAPVVLLTAFSQKELVERASEAGALAYVVKPFTPNDLLPAIEIALARHAQIIALEAEVGDLVERFETRKLVDRAKGLLNEKMGLTEPEAFRWIQKASMDRRLTMKDVSQAIIEQLAPKKS, encoded by the coding sequence ATGCCTCGGCCAGAATACCGTAGGCTTTCAGCCGTGACTGACAGCGAATCCACTCAGCCGGCGGCACCGCGCCGGGTCGTCGTGGCCGAAGACGAATCGCTCATCCGGCTCGACATCGTCGAGATCCTCCGCGACAACGGCTACGAGGTCGTCGGCGAGGCCGGCGACGGCGAGACCGCCGTCCAGCTCGCGACCGAGCTGCGCCCCGACCTCGTCATCATGGACGTGAAGATGCCGCAGCTTGATGGCATCTCGGCCGCCGAGCGGCTCTCAAAGGGGCACATCGCCCCCGTCGTGCTGCTGACCGCCTTCAGCCAGAAGGAGCTGGTCGAGCGGGCGAGCGAAGCCGGCGCCCTCGCCTACGTCGTGAAGCCCTTCACTCCGAACGACCTGCTGCCGGCGATCGAGATCGCCCTCGCCCGTCACGCGCAGATCATCGCCCTCGAGGCCGAGGTCGGCGACCTGGTCGAGCGGTTCGAGACCCGCAAGCTCGTCGACCGGGCCAAGGGCCTGCTCAACGAGAAGATGGGCCTCACCGAGCCCGAGGCGTTCCGGTGGATCCAGAAGGCGTCGATGGATCGCCGCCTCACCATGAAGGACGTCTCGCAGGCGATCATCGAGCAGCTCGCTCCGAAGAAGTCCTGA
- a CDS encoding DUF4126 domain-containing protein: MLELLTGAGLALAAGLNAWIPLVLLGALDRFTGLVELPSAWAWLSNEWVLLILVVLLVAEVIADKIPSFDHVNDVIQTVVRPTAGGFAFGSGTTATTVAVTDPAAFFASNQWVPIAIGAALALAVHLLKAVARPVVNAATFGLGAPLVSAAEDASSVALSFAAILVPLLVIAGIAGIVFVAIRVIRRRRRRRAEPDAPDPSPGSEPVA, translated from the coding sequence ATGCTCGAACTGCTCACCGGCGCGGGCCTCGCGCTGGCCGCCGGACTCAACGCGTGGATCCCGCTCGTACTGCTCGGCGCCCTCGACCGGTTCACCGGCCTGGTCGAACTGCCGTCGGCCTGGGCGTGGCTGTCGAACGAATGGGTGCTGCTCATCCTCGTGGTCCTGCTCGTCGCCGAGGTGATCGCCGACAAGATCCCGAGCTTCGATCACGTGAACGACGTCATCCAGACCGTCGTGCGCCCGACGGCCGGCGGTTTCGCGTTCGGATCGGGCACGACCGCCACGACGGTCGCCGTCACCGACCCCGCCGCCTTCTTCGCATCCAACCAGTGGGTGCCGATCGCGATCGGAGCCGCGCTGGCATTGGCCGTGCACCTGCTGAAGGCCGTCGCGCGGCCGGTCGTGAACGCCGCGACCTTCGGGCTCGGCGCACCCCTCGTCAGTGCGGCCGAGGATGCCTCGTCGGTCGCGCTCTCGTTCGCCGCGATCCTCGTGCCGCTGCTCGTGATCGCCGGGATCGCCGGGATCGTGTTCGTCGCGATCCGCGTCATCCGCCGTCGTCGCCGCCGTCGCGCCGAACCCGACGCGCCGGACCCGTCACCTGGTTCCGAACCCGTCGCCTGA